The Campylobacterota bacterium genome includes a window with the following:
- a CDS encoding cytochrome b/b6 domain-containing protein yields MKPGYEKIKRMTPAMRIIHWVNVVSILAAVITGLYIAHPYYQSFIADPAVDKYVMAWNRWIHFIGAILLDVTSVAVAYLYFFSRFEKPYKKLVPNARNVTEFKEVLINLLTLNRRKNFDSSHSDSFNVVYFTIMHLMLILMLLTGLQMYVHGLASGESSIGAWWPWMLHMTTDWTLWVFGGNMGVRYVHHLMMWWIVAWVMFHVYYQIWRTIFWQEGDIAIAFGGSKFKKSSETE; encoded by the coding sequence ATGAAACCCGGATACGAAAAAATCAAACGGATGACTCCCGCCATGCGGATCATCCACTGGGTGAACGTGGTCTCCATCCTCGCGGCGGTAATCACAGGGCTTTACATCGCCCATCCCTATTACCAGAGTTTTATCGCCGACCCGGCGGTGGACAAATACGTAATGGCGTGGAACCGCTGGATCCATTTCATCGGGGCGATTTTGCTCGACGTTACGTCGGTGGCGGTGGCATACCTCTACTTTTTCAGCCGGTTTGAAAAACCGTACAAAAAGCTGGTCCCCAACGCGCGGAACGTGACGGAGTTCAAAGAGGTGCTGATTAATCTGCTCACCCTCAACCGCCGCAAAAATTTCGATTCCAGCCACAGCGACAGTTTCAATGTCGTCTATTTTACGATCATGCACCTGATGCTGATCCTGATGCTGCTGACCGGATTGCAGATGTATGTGCACGGCCTGGCGTCGGGCGAGAGCAGCATCGGCGCGTGGTGGCCGTGGATGCTTCACATGACGACCGACTGGACGTTGTGGGTGTTCGGCGGAAATATGGGGGTGCGGTACGTGCACCATCTAATGATGTGGTGGATCGTCGCATGGGTGATGTTCCATGTTTATTATCAGATATGGCGGACCATTTTCTGGCAGGAGGGGGATATCGCCATCGCCTTCGGCGGGTCCAAATTCAAAAAAAGTTCCGAAACAGAGTAA
- a CDS encoding nickel-dependent hydrogenase large subunit, which yields MNNLKKIVIDPVTRIEGHLRIEVEIDESNTVREAWASGQLFRGIETILKGRDPRDAGLIAQRICGVCTNVHYRASISAVEEAYGITIPPNAEIVRNLVTLSLFVQDHIVHYYHLHSLDFVDITAALGADCEKASAEALRWSSHPYRNSAGHLESVREKLEGFVKAGRLGLFSNGYWGHSAYRLSPEQNLVHMNHYLEALRIQREISQAIAIFAGKTPHPQNLVVGGVTSVADMLNPQRLNDFLFIIKEVRDFVERAYVPDLKMTVDAYRESIARGEGRARGNFMCCGGYRFGKGEVLFEDGVIYGHDFSRVEPFDPSKITEEASRSWYENDAPLSPYEGESVPFYTDLNDDGTLRSEGKYTWVKAPRYGGEVMEVGPLARMIVGYVKNSPVIRPYMERFMEATALELGDFSTTVGRNAARAVEAQICCDYLFDMMSDLIENVKYYDEETWTKYVFEELPQEARGAGIFEVPRGVLSHFVRIEDARIANYQAVVPTTWNASPKDARNVRGAYEEALIGITLADPAAPLEVLRAVHSFDPCLACAVHVIDTKGRELSHYKILNRCSL from the coding sequence ATGAATAACCTCAAAAAGATCGTCATCGATCCCGTGACCCGCATCGAGGGGCATTTGCGGATCGAGGTGGAGATCGACGAAAGCAACACGGTACGCGAGGCATGGGCTTCGGGGCAGCTGTTCCGCGGCATCGAGACGATTCTCAAAGGGCGTGATCCCCGCGATGCGGGGCTGATCGCCCAGCGGATCTGCGGGGTGTGCACGAACGTCCATTACCGCGCGTCGATCAGTGCGGTCGAGGAGGCTTACGGCATCACGATTCCGCCGAACGCCGAAATCGTCCGCAACCTGGTCACCCTGTCGCTGTTCGTGCAGGATCACATCGTCCATTACTACCATCTCCACTCGCTTGATTTCGTCGACATCACCGCAGCGCTCGGCGCCGATTGCGAGAAAGCCTCCGCCGAAGCGCTCAGATGGTCGTCGCATCCCTACCGTAATTCGGCGGGGCATCTGGAAAGCGTGCGGGAAAAACTTGAAGGATTCGTCAAAGCGGGGCGGCTGGGACTATTTTCGAACGGCTATTGGGGGCACAGCGCCTATCGTCTGAGCCCCGAACAAAATCTCGTCCACATGAACCACTACCTCGAGGCGTTGCGGATCCAGCGGGAAATTTCGCAGGCAATCGCGATTTTCGCCGGGAAAACGCCCCATCCGCAGAACCTGGTGGTCGGTGGTGTAACGAGCGTCGCCGATATGCTCAACCCCCAGCGGTTGAACGACTTTCTTTTTATTATCAAAGAGGTGCGGGATTTTGTCGAAAGGGCTTACGTCCCCGACCTGAAGATGACCGTCGATGCCTATCGCGAATCGATCGCCCGAGGCGAAGGGCGCGCGCGCGGGAATTTTATGTGCTGCGGCGGATACCGTTTCGGGAAAGGGGAAGTTCTTTTTGAGGACGGGGTGATCTACGGACACGATTTTAGCCGCGTCGAACCGTTCGATCCCTCGAAGATCACGGAAGAAGCGTCGCGTTCGTGGTATGAGAACGATGCTCCCCTTTCCCCTTACGAGGGGGAGAGCGTGCCGTTCTACACCGACCTTAACGACGACGGAACCCTCCGCAGCGAAGGGAAATACACGTGGGTCAAAGCTCCCCGTTACGGCGGCGAGGTGATGGAAGTGGGACCCCTCGCGCGGATGATCGTGGGGTATGTGAAAAACTCCCCCGTGATCCGCCCTTATATGGAACGGTTCATGGAGGCAACGGCCCTGGAATTGGGCGATTTTTCGACCACCGTCGGCCGCAACGCGGCGCGCGCGGTCGAAGCGCAGATTTGCTGCGACTATCTGTTCGATATGATGAGTGACCTGATCGAGAACGTCAAATACTACGATGAAGAGACCTGGACAAAGTACGTTTTCGAGGAACTGCCGCAAGAAGCCAGGGGGGCGGGGATCTTTGAAGTGCCGCGCGGGGTTCTCTCCCATTTCGTCCGGATCGAGGACGCCAGGATCGCCAATTACCAGGCCGTGGTTCCCACGACGTGGAACGCTTCGCCCAAAGACGCGCGCAACGTCCGGGGGGCGTACGAAGAAGCGCTGATCGGCATCACGCTCGCCGATCCTGCCGCACCGCTGGAGGTGCTTCGGGCCGTCCATTCATTCGACCCCTGCCTCGCATGTGCGGTGCACGTGATCGACACGAAAGGGCGGGAACTGTCGCACTATAAGATTCTGAACCGTTGTTCGCTATAA
- a CDS encoding nickel-dependent hydrogenase large subunit — protein MITHELIERIEGEALIDFRTDRSGRVQDAQIRFLHFRGMEAILEGRHPLDALVIAPRVCGICGHSHLIAAVEAIEAAYRHSGAEVKLSMKARSIRNVTKFSELLQNHLKWLYLIMLGESAKLLREEHPLPLKALNAASQANRLAALFSGQWPHSSYALPGGVTCDPTHIEIMQALKILAELERFVEAEVLGCSFGEFETIRSYRDLTALGGDFGKLLQNVERLGLADTGHSHGRFLVLGEHPGCRSMAIDGNTRRAADVANVSEDASAVIEGKTYAKNALYEGAFYETGPLARALVSGRSVIGAIHEAHGDSASVRIAARMDEMVDLLKNIRRLIETLDLSEPSYIAPPPIETISGEGRGIVEAPRGSLIHTLRIEKGKIIAYAMITPTQWNLGNGTAVSPGVAQKAMIGAQSRDKASFLFRTFDVCSVCTTH, from the coding sequence ATGATCACGCATGAACTGATCGAGCGGATTGAGGGGGAGGCGCTCATCGATTTTCGTACGGACCGCAGCGGGCGGGTACAGGACGCGCAGATCCGTTTTTTGCATTTTCGGGGAATGGAGGCGATTTTGGAGGGGCGCCATCCGCTCGATGCGCTTGTCATCGCCCCAAGGGTATGCGGAATCTGCGGCCATTCGCACCTGATCGCGGCGGTCGAGGCGATCGAAGCAGCTTACCGGCACAGCGGTGCGGAGGTCAAGCTGAGCATGAAAGCACGCAGTATCCGCAACGTTACAAAATTTTCCGAACTGCTGCAAAACCATCTTAAATGGTTGTATCTCATCATGCTGGGCGAAAGTGCCAAGCTGCTACGCGAAGAACACCCGTTGCCCCTCAAGGCACTCAATGCCGCATCGCAGGCCAATCGCCTTGCCGCGCTGTTCAGCGGCCAGTGGCCCCACAGCTCCTATGCGCTTCCCGGCGGTGTGACGTGCGACCCGACCCACATCGAAATCATGCAGGCGCTCAAAATCCTCGCCGAACTCGAACGGTTCGTCGAGGCCGAGGTTTTGGGGTGCTCTTTTGGGGAGTTTGAAACGATCCGCTCCTATCGGGATCTGACGGCGCTGGGGGGGGATTTCGGAAAATTGCTCCAAAACGTGGAGCGGCTGGGCCTCGCGGACACCGGGCACAGCCACGGCCGTTTTCTCGTTTTGGGGGAACATCCCGGATGCCGCAGTATGGCCATCGACGGCAACACCCGCCGCGCTGCCGACGTTGCCAACGTCAGCGAAGACGCCTCGGCGGTGATCGAAGGGAAAACGTATGCCAAAAACGCCCTGTACGAAGGGGCGTTTTACGAGACGGGTCCTTTGGCCAGGGCACTGGTCTCGGGCCGGAGCGTCATCGGGGCGATCCACGAAGCGCACGGCGACAGCGCATCGGTACGGATCGCCGCGCGGATGGACGAAATGGTCGATCTGCTCAAAAACATCCGTCGTCTGATCGAAACGCTCGACCTTTCCGAGCCGTCGTATATCGCCCCTCCCCCGATCGAGACAATCAGCGGGGAGGGGAGGGGAATCGTCGAAGCGCCTCGCGGCAGCCTGATCCACACCCTCCGCATCGAAAAAGGGAAAATCATCGCGTACGCGATGATCACCCCGACGCAGTGGAATCTCGGTAACGGTACCGCCGTGTCGCCGGGGGTGGCGCAAAAAGCGATGATCGGTGCCCAAAGCCGTGACAAAGCCTCTTTTCTTTTCCGGACGTTCGATGTCTGCTCCGTCTGCACGACCCACTGA
- a CDS encoding hydrogenase, with amino-acid sequence MPSKPAKFQIVWLQGITCNGNTHSFLNDPLLGSLLDKVRFLYHPILPSQMSLRELVVKIPKSDLLIVEGAYRGDFERGGAVMEKLLPALAARAKNIVALGSCASFGGIFKEASPESISGIVYDKSEATGPLAAMREKVINLGGCPAHPEWLSFVIGMMLNKRKVALDELGRPKELYAYTVHNGCLRNDYFEWKVDSRSFGTKEGCLYYEQGCQGPFTHGSCNKILWNGVASKTRAGTPCFGCTEPTFPKTDLFRTKTYMSIPSEMPLGVPKRSYLALAGAAKSFHIKRLEERLIDDHA; translated from the coding sequence ATGCCCTCAAAGCCCGCTAAATTCCAGATCGTCTGGCTACAGGGGATCACCTGCAACGGGAATACCCATTCGTTTCTGAATGACCCTTTGCTGGGGAGCCTGCTGGACAAAGTCCGTTTTCTGTACCATCCGATTCTCCCTTCGCAGATGTCGTTGCGTGAACTTGTCGTCAAAATTCCCAAATCGGATCTCCTGATCGTCGAGGGGGCCTACCGGGGTGATTTCGAAAGAGGGGGGGCGGTCATGGAAAAACTGCTTCCGGCCCTGGCCGCGCGTGCCAAAAACATTGTCGCGCTGGGGAGCTGCGCGAGCTTCGGGGGGATTTTCAAAGAAGCTTCCCCCGAATCGATCAGCGGGATCGTCTACGACAAAAGCGAAGCGACGGGGCCGCTGGCGGCCATGCGCGAAAAGGTGATCAACCTCGGCGGCTGTCCCGCCCATCCCGAATGGCTGAGTTTTGTCATCGGAATGATGCTGAACAAAAGAAAGGTCGCCCTCGACGAACTCGGCCGTCCCAAAGAACTCTACGCCTATACGGTCCATAACGGATGCCTGCGCAACGACTATTTCGAATGGAAAGTCGACAGCCGGAGCTTCGGCACCAAAGAGGGGTGCCTGTACTACGAGCAGGGGTGTCAGGGCCCCTTCACGCACGGCAGCTGCAACAAGATTCTCTGGAACGGCGTCGCCTCGAAGACCCGTGCGGGGACTCCGTGTTTCGGGTGTACCGAACCCACCTTCCCCAAAACCGACCTGTTCCGGACCAAAACCTATATGTCGATCCCCTCGGAGATGCCGCTGGGAGTTCCCAAGCGAAGCTATCTTGCGCTGGCCGGGGCGGCCAAATCGTTCCACATCAAACGGCTCGAAGAGAGGCTGATCGATGATCACGCATGA
- a CDS encoding HyaD/HybD family hydrogenase maturation endopeptidase, which translates to MKSVVVVGIGNILFKDEGVGVYAGRYLDENYRFEPSIDIIDGGTLGFKLMTYYQSYDKVLILDTVSIDDAPGSVYHLPAEALMGLGSYRQTAHEVEVVEMLEICSLLDKMADVSVVGIIPEDIESVEIDLTPTLHGRFEAMIETTLGELKKAGIEVIPKESPKPLAQIIDLYANPTMASFHALNP; encoded by the coding sequence ATGAAAAGCGTCGTGGTCGTCGGTATCGGCAATATCCTCTTCAAAGACGAAGGGGTGGGGGTGTATGCGGGACGGTATCTGGATGAAAACTACCGTTTCGAACCCTCCATCGACATCATCGACGGAGGGACGCTCGGATTCAAACTGATGACTTACTATCAGTCCTACGACAAGGTGCTGATCCTCGATACCGTCTCCATCGACGATGCGCCCGGATCGGTCTACCACCTCCCGGCCGAGGCATTGATGGGGTTGGGAAGCTACCGTCAGACGGCTCATGAAGTGGAAGTCGTCGAAATGCTCGAAATCTGTTCGTTGCTGGATAAAATGGCCGACGTCAGCGTCGTGGGGATTATCCCCGAAGATATCGAAAGCGTCGAGATAGACCTTACCCCGACGCTGCACGGGCGGTTTGAAGCGATGATCGAAACGACGCTGGGCGAACTCAAAAAGGCCGGGATCGAGGTCATCCCCAAAGAGAGCCCCAAGCCTCTCGCCCAGATCATCGATCTTTACGCCAATCCCACGATGGCATCGTTTCATGCGCTCAACCCCTAA
- a CDS encoding TetR/AcrR family transcriptional regulator, with protein MARPSKEERKVSIMTKALELFSKEGFYQTTMPSIAEKIGMSVGNLYNYFASKETLAKELILYIANMLGEEIRRINESPLDTREKIVAIVHMYFKIAQERPETIEYFLRVYLSNREVFREGCEGMICVSAFVTELMIFFEEGVRSGELRDQDFFSAFGLFMGYLGGMVFLNGERILPNALESYEASIAENIYNALKAR; from the coding sequence TTGGCCCGTCCGAGCAAAGAAGAGCGCAAAGTCTCGATCATGACCAAAGCACTGGAACTCTTTTCGAAAGAGGGGTTCTATCAGACGACAATGCCTTCCATTGCCGAAAAAATCGGAATGAGCGTCGGGAACCTCTACAATTATTTCGCCTCCAAAGAGACGCTTGCCAAGGAACTGATCCTCTACATCGCCAATATGCTGGGCGAAGAGATCCGCCGGATTAACGAAAGTCCGTTGGATACGCGGGAAAAAATCGTTGCGATCGTCCACATGTATTTCAAAATCGCGCAGGAACGCCCCGAGACGATCGAATATTTTCTTCGCGTCTACCTCTCCAACCGCGAAGTATTCCGCGAAGGGTGCGAGGGGATGATCTGCGTATCGGCGTTCGTGACGGAACTGATGATCTTTTTTGAAGAGGGGGTTCGCTCGGGCGAACTGCGCGACCAGGATTTTTTCAGCGCGTTCGGACTCTTTATGGGATACCTGGGGGGGATGGTGTTCCTCAACGGCGAGCGGATTCTCCCGAACGCGCTGGAAAGCTACGAAGCGTCCATCGCCGAAAACATCTACAATGCCCTCAAAGCCCGCTAA
- a CDS encoding hydrogenase small subunit, whose amino-acid sequence MAERREAFKMLFSANSAKVETNKGDAYYDRLFQQCRARLDELKASQPLQAIDFHEILSDEGYDRREFMKWASAATAMLMLPPMFTPLVAEAAELMTRVPVIWLELQDCAGNSEALLRSDGPKIDEILLDIISLEFHETLMAAAGHQADAQLEDAMHAFKGKYLLFVEGAIPMGMEGQYGTIGASGETFHEHLVRVAADAAAVVAVGSCATYGGIPAAAPNPTEAVGVMDVLKGKPIINIPACPANPANMVGVILHFVLTGQVPELDSLLRPKFAFGYRIHDNCERRAHFDAGEFVEEWGDEGAKNNFCLYKMGCKGPMTFNNCSIVRYNEGVNWPIGVGRGCIGCSEPDFWDKYAYERPMSDANIKAPTGGVEKTVDQFGLGVLTATAVGIGIHAAASAVAGKKSDEGEAQ is encoded by the coding sequence ATGGCCGAGCGTAGAGAAGCGTTTAAAATGCTGTTTAGTGCAAACAGCGCGAAAGTGGAGACGAACAAAGGGGATGCGTACTACGACAGACTCTTCCAGCAGTGCCGTGCGCGGCTTGACGAGCTCAAAGCGTCGCAGCCGCTTCAGGCGATCGATTTTCACGAGATTCTCAGCGACGAAGGGTACGATCGCCGCGAATTCATGAAATGGGCGAGCGCGGCGACGGCGATGCTGATGTTGCCGCCGATGTTTACGCCGCTGGTGGCCGAAGCCGCCGAACTGATGACCCGTGTTCCGGTCATCTGGCTGGAACTGCAAGACTGCGCGGGGAATTCCGAAGCGTTGCTGCGCAGCGACGGGCCGAAAATCGACGAGATTCTGCTCGACATCATTTCGCTTGAATTCCACGAGACGTTGATGGCGGCGGCGGGGCATCAGGCGGATGCGCAGCTTGAAGACGCGATGCACGCTTTCAAAGGCAAATACCTCCTCTTCGTCGAAGGGGCGATTCCAATGGGGATGGAAGGGCAGTACGGTACGATCGGCGCGAGCGGAGAGACATTCCATGAACATCTTGTTCGGGTTGCCGCGGACGCGGCGGCGGTCGTTGCGGTCGGAAGCTGTGCCACCTACGGCGGTATCCCGGCGGCGGCTCCGAACCCTACCGAAGCGGTCGGCGTCATGGATGTCCTCAAAGGCAAACCGATCATCAACATTCCCGCCTGTCCGGCGAATCCCGCCAACATGGTGGGGGTCATCTTGCATTTCGTGTTAACGGGGCAGGTCCCCGAACTCGATTCGCTGCTGCGTCCGAAATTCGCGTTCGGATACCGTATCCACGACAACTGCGAACGCCGTGCCCACTTTGACGCCGGCGAGTTCGTCGAAGAGTGGGGGGACGAAGGGGCGAAAAACAATTTCTGTCTCTACAAAATGGGTTGTAAAGGGCCGATGACGTTCAACAACTGTTCGATCGTCCGCTACAATGAAGGGGTCAACTGGCCGATCGGGGTCGGACGGGGATGCATCGGATGCTCCGAGCCCGATTTCTGGGATAAATACGCGTACGAGCGTCCGATGAGCGACGCCAACATCAAAGCACCGACCGGAGGCGTCGAAAAAACCGTCGACCAGTTCGGTCTGGGCGTTTTGACCGCCACGGCGGTCGGTATCGGAATCCATGCCGCCGCGAGCGCGGTCGCGGGTAAAAAATCAGATGAAGGGGAAGCACAATGA
- a CDS encoding nickel-dependent hydrogenase large subunit: MSKHIVIDPITRIEGHLRIEAVIDDNNTIVDAYSSSTMFRGIEEILKGRDPRDCGLLAMRICGVCTGTHYQRSIEAVEHAFGVTIPKNARLVRNLIQGALYVHDHVVHFYHLHALDWVDITKALEADPAKAVAEAQKWASVAGVAAWGDSESAYKAVQERLTKFVKQGRLGPFAKGYWGNKHYKLTPEQNLVAVSHYLEALDLQRDAAKMQAIFGGKNPHPQSIVVGGVTCVQDIQNPARIALFKNLLLKFRDFIKRAYLPDVYMAGTMYADEALDGTGGGLKNYLSYGDFRLDDTEFYKSALLFPSGIVVGGDISKVIPLDQGKIAEDVTHSWYEGAKPLHPYDGQTIPNYTGFGKKEGGIAYLDTEKKYSWIKSPIYDDTRMEVGPLARMVIGVAAKDERITKYVTNFLTRGKLPTSVLFSTVGRTAARAIETELMADVMVEWTDELAANVAAGDLSTWTEFDFNTVSKSAKGYGMAEAPRGALGHWVRIEEGKVANYQAIVPSTWNAGPRDYKGRMGAYESSLIGTKVADPEQPLEILRTIHSFDPCIACAVHLVDTKGRELGVYKVDSVCAI, encoded by the coding sequence ATGAGTAAACATATCGTAATCGATCCGATCACGCGTATCGAGGGGCATCTGCGCATCGAAGCGGTGATTGACGACAACAACACGATCGTCGACGCCTACAGCTCGTCAACGATGTTCCGGGGAATCGAGGAGATTCTCAAAGGACGTGACCCGCGCGACTGCGGCCTGCTGGCGATGCGGATCTGCGGCGTCTGTACGGGGACCCATTACCAGCGCTCCATCGAGGCGGTCGAACACGCGTTCGGCGTGACGATTCCCAAAAATGCCCGTCTGGTCCGGAACCTGATTCAGGGTGCGCTCTACGTCCACGACCACGTCGTCCATTTCTACCATCTCCACGCGCTTGACTGGGTCGACATCACCAAGGCGCTCGAAGCCGATCCGGCCAAAGCGGTTGCCGAAGCGCAAAAGTGGGCTTCCGTCGCGGGTGTCGCGGCGTGGGGCGACAGCGAATCGGCGTACAAAGCGGTGCAGGAACGGCTGACGAAATTTGTCAAACAAGGGCGCCTCGGACCGTTTGCCAAAGGGTACTGGGGGAACAAGCATTACAAACTCACCCCCGAACAGAACCTTGTCGCGGTTTCGCACTACCTCGAAGCGCTCGACCTGCAGCGCGACGCCGCGAAAATGCAGGCGATTTTCGGGGGGAAAAACCCGCATCCGCAGAGCATCGTCGTGGGCGGCGTCACCTGTGTGCAGGACATTCAGAACCCCGCGCGGATCGCCCTGTTTAAAAACCTGCTTCTTAAATTCCGCGATTTCATCAAACGCGCCTATCTCCCCGACGTCTACATGGCCGGGACGATGTATGCCGACGAAGCGCTGGACGGGACCGGCGGCGGGCTCAAAAATTATCTCAGCTACGGCGATTTCCGCCTCGACGACACCGAGTTTTACAAATCGGCGCTCCTCTTCCCCAGCGGTATCGTCGTGGGCGGGGATATTTCCAAGGTGATCCCGCTCGATCAGGGAAAAATCGCCGAGGATGTCACCCACTCGTGGTACGAAGGGGCCAAACCGCTGCACCCCTATGATGGGCAGACGATCCCCAACTACACGGGATTCGGTAAAAAAGAGGGGGGAATTGCCTACCTTGACACCGAGAAAAAATACAGCTGGATCAAGTCGCCGATTTACGACGATACCCGGATGGAAGTCGGACCGTTGGCCCGTATGGTCATCGGTGTGGCTGCCAAGGACGAGCGGATTACCAAATACGTCACCAACTTCCTTACACGCGGAAAACTGCCGACGTCGGTCCTGTTCTCGACCGTCGGGCGGACTGCGGCGCGTGCGATCGAGACCGAGCTGATGGCGGATGTGATGGTCGAATGGACCGACGAACTGGCCGCCAACGTCGCCGCAGGCGATCTGAGCACCTGGACGGAGTTTGATTTCAACACCGTCAGCAAAAGCGCCAAAGGGTACGGAATGGCCGAAGCCCCGCGGGGGGCGTTGGGGCACTGGGTGCGCATCGAGGAGGGGAAAGTCGCCAATTACCAGGCGATCGTCCCTTCGACCTGGAATGCCGGGCCGCGCGACTACAAAGGACGGATGGGGGCGTATGAATCGAGCCTTATCGGTACCAAAGTTGCCGATCCCGAACAGCCGCTGGAGATTTTGCGTACCATCCACAGTTTCGACCCGTGTATCGCGTGTGCGGTCCACCTTGTCGATACCAAAGGCAGAGAGCTCGGCGTCTACAAAGTCGACAGCGTTTGCGCGATCTAG